A window of Paraburkholderia sp. ZP32-5 genomic DNA:
TCGCGACCTGCTCAGGCTGCTCGCCACACGTGCGAAACCGCTCCGCGTCGCGTTTTTCCTGCGCGCAAACAGTTCGCTCTATACGACGTTGCGCAGCCGCCGCATCGACTTTCGCTTCTTCGATCTTCAGGCGGGAGCACATACCCACATCGATGCCTTGGCCGGCTTTGCGCCGGAAGTGCTCGTCGCGCCCGCGAGCGTGCTCGGCTGGCTTGCAGTTGAAACGCTTGCGGGACATCTGCGCCTGTCGCCGCGCAAGGTGATCTCGGTCGCGGAAGTTCTCGAGCCCGACGATGAAACGCTTATCCGCGACGCGTGGAGCAAACCCGTTCATCAACTGTATCAGTGCACCGAGGGCTTTCTCGGCTACACATGCTCACATGGCACGCTGCATCTGAATGAAGAATTCGTGCATGTCGAGCCTGAATGGATCGACGATGCACGCACGCGGTTCATCCCTGTCATCACGGACTTCACACGTCGCACGCAGTTGATCGTCCGCTATCGGCTCGACGATATTCTGCGTGTGCGAGCGACGCCCTGCCCGTGCGGACGCGTGACGATGGCGCTCGATGCCATCGACGGCAGGCTCGACGACGTGCTGTGGCTGCCGTCCCGCCACGGCGGTCCGCTGCTTCCGCTTTTTCCTGATTCAGTCCGGCGTGCCGTCGCACGTTGCGGCGCGGCCGTCGACGACTACTCGCTCGTGCAGTATGGACGCACATTGTCGCTCGGCGTTCGAGGTTCGGAGACTGCGTTCCCTTCGATCCAGCATGCGCTCGACGACCTGATCGCATCGCAGGGCATGTGCAGTCTTCCATACCGGCGCGCCGCGCTTGATCTACGGTTACCGGCGGCAAAACGCAGGCGGATCGTCTGCGCCACGAAGCCATCGGCTGATGACGAAATCCCTTCCTTCGGTCGCGATCACCCATGAAAAGTAAGGTGCTCATCCTTGGCGGACGCGCACCCGTGGCGCTCGATCACGCCCGGCGTTTCGCGCGTCAGGGCTGGCAGGTCACGGTGGCGGACAGCATCCCTTGCCTGATCAGCGGAGCGTCGCGCGCAGTCGATGCATCGCTGCGGATCGCTTCGCCACGCCATGCCCCCGCGCAATTCGCCGCCGATCTCGCCAGTGCCTGCGACAGACATCGCTTCGATCTGATCCTGCCGACATGCGAGGAGGTGTTCTTCCTGTCGCGATACCGGCGGCAACTGCCCGATCAGGTACGTGTGCTTGCCGATGACTTCGACACGCTGCGCGCGGTTCATAGCAAATGGCAGTTCCTTGCGCTCGCGCGAGGCTGCTGCGTGAACGTGCCGGACTCGACGCTCGTCGGTTCGATTCACGAGGCGCGTGAGTGGGCACAAGGTGCGCCCATCGTGCTCAAGCCGGAATTCTCGCGATTCGGCGTGCACGTGCGGCTTTACGGATATGGCGTGCCAGATGATGCACCGCCCCTCCCTTCGCTCGGCAACTGGGTCGCCCAACGTTATGTGAGCGGCACTGAATACTGTTCATACAGCGTCGCCGATCGGGGGCAGTTGCGGGCGCACAGCCTCTACCGACCCACCTGGCGCATGAACAGAAGTTCGAGTTTCTATTTCGAGCCCGCACGAATCGAAGCGATCCACACATTCGTCGCGAACTTCGTGCGCAAGCTCGACTTCACCGGACAGGTGTCGTTCGACTGGATTCAGGATGCCAGTGGAAACGTGAGCGTACTCGAATGCAATCCGCGTGCGACGAGCGGCTGTCATCTGTTTCCGCTCGACGCGCCGCTTCCCGCGGCACTCGCCGGCACGCTCGATCAGTGCATCGAACCCCGCGCGGCAGCACCACGCATGATCAGCGCGGTCATGCTGAGTGCGGGGCTGATCGATGCGTGCCGGCGCCGTGACGTGCGCCGCTGGTCGCGCGACTATCGCAATGCAGCCGATGTAATCGGCGTGCCGGACGACCGGCGTCCGATTGCAGGTGCACTCATCGACCTGATGTCGTATGCGCGGCTCGCGCTTGCGCAGCGCTGCAACATGCGGGAAGCAGCGACGCGAGATATCGAGTGGGACGGCGAAGCGCTGCCTGACGTATGAACGTAACCGGCATGGGTGAAACCCTCTACGCGCCACAGCAATGCTTCGTCGAACTGGCGACTGCATTCTCGACCCTTCATGCAGGCGTTGAAACGCAAAAGTTCGTTCGCAACGTCGACGTGCGCATCGAGTCCGTCACGTTCGGCGGCATGCCGTTTCCCGTGACGATCAACGACATCGATAGTGAAAACGCGTGGGTGTGCTCGCCACTGACGACCTATAGCAGGTACGCACTGGAAGAAACGCGCCGCCTGTTTCCCCGCGCGCTCGCATGGCCACTGTGCGGTGTGATCGGCACGGTAGACCGCTGGTTGCGCAATGCAGGAATCGATCAGGCGGTATCGATCAATAACTGGCTGCTCAGCACGAACCTCTATCCGTCGACCGAGAGCCTCGATTTTGCGGCGATACGTGAGGCGCTGAAGTCGCGTTGGCCTGGACATGCTATCTGGTTTCGCTCGCTG
This region includes:
- a CDS encoding F390 synthetase-related protein produces the protein MNFTDFAQMMGAFASTRYGLRFDDRASFERWQTRRLDAFLQTRLKQASFYRDYPCRELAALPIVDKAFTLQRFSAFNTRGIALETALAAARASEEAGVLPAQFDSDLTAGLSSGTSGRPGVFLANASERAKWAGIMLDRTLDRDLLRLLATRAKPLRVAFFLRANSSLYTTLRSRRIDFRFFDLQAGAHTHIDALAGFAPEVLVAPASVLGWLAVETLAGHLRLSPRKVISVAEVLEPDDETLIRDAWSKPVHQLYQCTEGFLGYTCSHGTLHLNEEFVHVEPEWIDDARTRFIPVITDFTRRTQLIVRYRLDDILRVRATPCPCGRVTMALDAIDGRLDDVLWLPSRHGGPLLPLFPDSVRRAVARCGAAVDDYSLVQYGRTLSLGVRGSETAFPSIQHALDDLIASQGMCSLPYRRAALDLRLPAAKRRRIVCATKPSADDEIPSFGRDHP
- a CDS encoding ATP-grasp domain-containing protein — translated: MKSKVLILGGRAPVALDHARRFARQGWQVTVADSIPCLISGASRAVDASLRIASPRHAPAQFAADLASACDRHRFDLILPTCEEVFFLSRYRRQLPDQVRVLADDFDTLRAVHSKWQFLALARGCCVNVPDSTLVGSIHEAREWAQGAPIVLKPEFSRFGVHVRLYGYGVPDDAPPLPSLGNWVAQRYVSGTEYCSYSVADRGQLRAHSLYRPTWRMNRSSSFYFEPARIEAIHTFVANFVRKLDFTGQVSFDWIQDASGNVSVLECNPRATSGCHLFPLDAPLPAALAGTLDQCIEPRAAAPRMISAVMLSAGLIDACRRRDVRRWSRDYRNAADVIGVPDDRRPIAGALIDLMSYARLALAQRCNMREAATRDIEWDGEALPDV